From the Candidatus Bathyarchaeia archaeon genome, one window contains:
- a CDS encoding LysE family transporter, translating to MDLPIFIASVVLISLSGVMAPGPVFAVTVAKGYESKKAGALIALGHGVIEFPLIFLLYLGLSEFFRSVHVQKTISFVGGIVLIFLGFQMFRNRGKIGLKPQSSGYTSLVAGFIATTANPYFFLWWATVGATLVLNASMFGYLGIVLFAVVHWSCDLVWDTFVSITVFKSRRLWTQKVFDVIFAFCFAVLAVFGVWFIASALLW from the coding sequence ATGGATTTACCCATATTCATAGCTTCCGTAGTCTTGATTTCCCTATCGGGTGTAATGGCACCCGGGCCAGTTTTTGCGGTGACTGTTGCAAAGGGTTATGAAAGTAAGAAAGCTGGGGCTTTGATAGCCCTCGGCCATGGGGTAATAGAATTTCCTTTAATCTTCCTCTTGTATCTTGGGCTTTCAGAGTTCTTCCGCTCTGTTCATGTCCAAAAAACGATCAGCTTCGTGGGAGGTATAGTTCTCATTTTCTTAGGTTTCCAAATGTTTAGGAACCGTGGAAAAATCGGTTTAAAACCACAGTCCTCGGGGTACACCTCCCTTGTCGCAGGTTTTATCGCGACGACTGCGAATCCCTATTTTTTCCTCTGGTGGGCAACTGTTGGCGCAACCCTAGTCCTTAATGCTTCGATGTTTGGCTATCTGGGCATTGTCCTGTTTGCCGTTGTCCACTGGTCTTGTGATCTAGTATGGGACACTTTTGTATCTATAACGGTCTTCAAGTCGCGACGTTTATGGACCCAGAAAGTTTTTGACGTAATATTCGCGTTTTGTTTTGCAGTTTTGGCAGTTTTCGGCGTGTGGTTTATAGCTTCAGCCCTTCTATGGTAG
- a CDS encoding serine hydrolase, whose product MDYGKFESFVFEKISKTHLPGLSVAVVKDGELAYSRGFCFRDLEYGLRATPQTLYGVGSVTKSFTALSIMQLVEKGKLSLDDPVSKYVSLNLEWKGEPVKVWHLLCHASGIPALAYAEALIRYVVGAGGKWVPIATSEDLITFMREANQWAFSKPGERWFYLNEGYVILGHIIEKVSGISYDRYVRENILKPLGMNRSFFQKKEVDADADVATPYIITRNGECMKSRHPYGIYADGGLISNAIDLAHYIIMYLNRGKYNDHVIASPDSIEEMEKPRVKLPLQIFGGESYGYGLSIIPNFFGYKLVGHGGSVLVYTAYMGYIPEKKVGVVLLANGSGYPMSQMGLYALVMLVGEDPEKLPFVKVESTYEQLTGIYETYKGTMDAKVVAKGGLLQIEICDKYVDMVIPLIPENLEGNVKKFYAFQAGGKLPVEFIIENNSVELIYERYRFKKVSGLP is encoded by the coding sequence GTGGACTATGGAAAATTTGAAAGTTTTGTCTTTGAGAAAATATCAAAAACCCACCTTCCAGGTCTAAGCGTTGCAGTAGTAAAAGATGGAGAACTAGCTTATAGCAGGGGCTTCTGTTTCAGAGACCTCGAGTATGGTTTGAGAGCAACCCCGCAAACCCTTTATGGCGTAGGCTCGGTTACAAAATCCTTCACAGCCCTGTCAATAATGCAGCTGGTTGAAAAGGGAAAATTGAGTCTTGATGATCCAGTCAGCAAGTATGTCTCGCTAAACCTAGAGTGGAAAGGTGAACCAGTGAAGGTGTGGCACCTGCTCTGCCACGCTTCGGGTATACCCGCTTTAGCCTATGCAGAAGCCTTGATTCGCTATGTTGTCGGGGCTGGTGGTAAATGGGTTCCAATAGCGACCTCTGAAGACCTGATCACCTTTATGCGAGAGGCAAACCAGTGGGCTTTTTCCAAACCTGGAGAGAGGTGGTTCTACCTTAACGAGGGCTACGTCATATTGGGCCACATCATTGAAAAGGTTTCTGGCATAAGCTACGACAGGTATGTAAGAGAGAATATTCTCAAACCCCTAGGGATGAACCGAAGCTTCTTCCAAAAGAAAGAGGTGGATGCTGATGCCGACGTAGCAACTCCATACATTATCACCAGAAATGGAGAATGCATGAAATCTAGGCATCCCTACGGCATATACGCCGATGGTGGTCTCATAAGCAACGCAATCGACCTAGCGCATTACATAATCATGTACCTTAACCGTGGAAAGTACAACGACCACGTGATAGCATCTCCAGATTCCATTGAGGAGATGGAAAAACCAAGGGTTAAGCTTCCTCTACAGATTTTTGGCGGTGAATCCTACGGCTATGGGCTGAGCATAATTCCAAACTTTTTCGGGTACAAACTGGTGGGCCACGGGGGTTCGGTGCTTGTCTACACGGCTTATATGGGCTATATTCCGGAGAAGAAGGTTGGAGTCGTCCTATTGGCTAATGGAAGCGGCTATCCTATGTCTCAGATGGGCCTCTATGCTCTCGTCATGCTGGTGGGAGAAGACCCGGAGAAACTTCCATTCGTAAAGGTTGAAAGCACGTACGAGCAGCTTACCGGGATATACGAAACCTATAAGGGGACAATGGACGCGAAAGTTGTGGCCAAGGGAGGTCTCCTCCAAATAGAAATTTGTGACAAGTACGTGGATATGGTGATTCCGCTGATTCCAGAAAACCTTGAAGGCAACGTGAAAAAATTTTATGCATTCCAAGCGGGCGGAAAGCTTCCAGTAGAGTTCATAATTGAAAACAACAGTGTCGAGCTAATTTATGAGCGCTATAGGTTCAAGAAAGTGAGCGGTCTACCATAG
- a CDS encoding O-acetyl-ADP-ribose deacetylase produces the protein MDEEICEFQVGKAKVCIVQGDITEMDTDAIVNAANPSLMGGGGVDGAIHRKGGPKILEECKRIRATEYPNGLPTGKAVITTGGNLKARYVIHTVGPIWRGGDHGEPELLAEAYCNSLKLAVSRGLKTISFPSISTGAYGYPIEKACRVALTTVKEFLERENQLEKVVLVLFSKRDFEIYKEAAKEILGKANI, from the coding sequence ATGGACGAGGAGATTTGTGAATTTCAAGTTGGCAAGGCGAAAGTCTGCATTGTCCAAGGTGACATAACTGAGATGGATACTGATGCTATTGTTAACGCGGCAAACCCCTCCCTCATGGGAGGCGGAGGCGTGGATGGAGCTATTCACCGCAAGGGTGGACCGAAAATCCTTGAAGAATGCAAGAGAATAAGGGCAACCGAATATCCCAACGGACTTCCAACAGGAAAGGCGGTTATCACCACAGGGGGCAATCTCAAGGCTAGATATGTCATCCATACTGTTGGACCGATTTGGCGGGGTGGAGACCATGGTGAACCGGAGCTTCTAGCCGAAGCCTATTGCAACTCCCTGAAGCTAGCAGTTTCCAGAGGACTAAAAACTATATCCTTTCCATCGATTAGCACGGGGGCTTATGGCTACCCGATAGAGAAGGCGTGCAGAGTAGCCCTAACAACAGTTAAGGAGTTTCTGGAAAGGGAAAACCAACTCGAGAAAGTTGTGCTTGTCCTATTCAGCAAACGTGACTTTGAAATTTACAAGGAAGCTGCAAAAGAAATTTTGGGAAAGGCTAATATCTAA
- a CDS encoding ATP-binding protein codes for MPLICGKCRSAKTEVQIPYARMNLCSKCFIEFYVNRIRKTVEEFKMFRENNVVGVAVSGGKDSAALLHALRRAFPETKLVALHINLGIPEYSGHCQAKVEKLADMLDVELQVFDLYKELGIRIDDFRKTSFKKKLCSVCGTIKRRVFEEMAVKAQVQVLATGHNLEDVVGVMLNNFIYGRWEQFVRLKPVLPPLAEGMASKVKPLIRSPENENLLYCLFEDIPFREIDCPFSKRTGVRKRTEILETISKYNPYFKHQLLNRFLELIPLLEGLKLKTPSLGRCKVCGFPSSGEICAFCKRISLVKEPIKLKL; via the coding sequence ATGCCCCTAATTTGCGGAAAGTGCCGCTCAGCGAAAACTGAGGTGCAAATTCCATATGCCAGAATGAATTTGTGTTCCAAGTGTTTCATTGAATTTTACGTTAACCGGATTAGGAAAACTGTGGAGGAATTCAAAATGTTCCGTGAGAACAACGTAGTGGGCGTGGCGGTTTCAGGTGGCAAAGATAGCGCTGCGCTTCTCCACGCCCTTCGAAGGGCTTTTCCGGAGACTAAGCTTGTGGCGTTGCACATAAACCTAGGAATACCTGAGTATTCAGGACACTGCCAGGCAAAAGTTGAGAAACTGGCTGACATGTTGGACGTGGAATTGCAAGTCTTCGACCTTTATAAAGAATTAGGCATCAGAATAGATGATTTCAGGAAAACATCCTTTAAGAAGAAGCTATGTTCGGTTTGTGGCACCATAAAGCGGCGAGTTTTCGAAGAAATGGCAGTGAAAGCTCAAGTTCAAGTGCTTGCAACGGGACATAACCTTGAAGATGTTGTCGGCGTGATGCTCAACAACTTTATATATGGACGATGGGAGCAGTTTGTCAGACTTAAACCGGTTCTGCCGCCCCTCGCTGAGGGTATGGCTTCAAAAGTTAAGCCGCTTATCCGCAGTCCAGAAAACGAGAATCTCCTCTACTGCTTGTTTGAGGATATACCCTTCAGAGAGATTGATTGCCCCTTTTCTAAGAGGACTGGGGTGCGGAAGAGAACAGAAATTCTGGAAACCATATCTAAGTACAACCCGTACTTTAAACATCAGCTTTTAAACAGGTTTCTAGAACTCATACCCCTACTTGAAGGTCTTAAGCTGAAAACGCCATCACTTGGCAGATGTAAAGTCTGTGGTTTTCCATCTTCAGGTGAAATTTGCGCCTTTTGCAAGCGCATAAGCCTTGTAAAAGAACCGATAAAACTTAAACTTTGA
- a CDS encoding cyclic 2,3-diphosphoglycerate synthase: protein MGAAGRDFHNFNVYFRDNDAYEVVAFTATQIPGIEGRIYPPELAGKNYPNGIPIYPEEDLERLIREYDVDEVVFAYSDVSHEYVMHRASIALANGADFRLMGPKTTMLKANVPVVSVGAVRTGCGKSQTSRRIAKILKDKGLNVVVVRHPMPYGDLRKQICQRFATHEDLDKYNCTIEEREEFEPHLENGVIVYAGVDYEKILREAEKEADVIVWDGGNNDIPFYKPDLHIVVADPHRAGHELAYHPGETNLRMANIVIINKVDTADPEDVNRVKENIRKANPKALILEAASPITADKPELIKGKRVLVIEDGPTLTHGEMPYGAATILAKQLGASELVDPRPYAVGSIKEAYEGYPHLGSVLPALGYGEKQIAELNETIARTPCDVVVIGTPVDLRRLITINKPTVMVRYELKVLGPVSLEQVLEDFLQKAYKHER, encoded by the coding sequence ATGGGGGCCGCTGGCAGAGACTTTCACAACTTTAACGTCTACTTTAGGGATAACGACGCATACGAAGTTGTAGCCTTCACGGCTACGCAGATACCGGGAATAGAGGGAAGAATCTATCCTCCGGAACTTGCAGGCAAAAATTATCCAAACGGCATACCCATATACCCTGAAGAAGACCTGGAGAGGCTGATAAGGGAATACGATGTTGACGAAGTTGTTTTTGCTTACAGTGATGTTTCCCACGAATACGTCATGCATAGGGCGTCCATTGCACTGGCAAATGGTGCAGACTTCAGGTTAATGGGACCGAAAACAACAATGTTGAAAGCCAACGTTCCCGTGGTGTCCGTTGGAGCTGTTAGGACGGGTTGTGGAAAAAGCCAAACCTCCAGACGCATCGCAAAAATATTGAAGGACAAGGGCTTAAACGTCGTCGTGGTCCGGCATCCAATGCCCTACGGAGACTTGCGAAAGCAGATTTGCCAACGCTTCGCAACCCATGAGGATCTGGACAAGTATAATTGCACAATAGAGGAAAGGGAAGAGTTTGAACCCCACTTGGAAAATGGTGTAATTGTTTATGCTGGTGTTGATTACGAGAAGATCCTCAGAGAAGCAGAGAAAGAAGCAGACGTAATAGTTTGGGATGGAGGAAACAACGACATACCCTTCTACAAGCCAGACCTGCACATAGTCGTTGCTGACCCCCATAGAGCCGGGCATGAACTGGCATATCATCCCGGAGAAACCAACCTCAGAATGGCAAACATCGTAATAATAAACAAAGTGGACACGGCAGACCCAGAAGACGTCAACCGCGTTAAAGAGAACATCAGAAAAGCAAACCCAAAAGCCCTTATTCTTGAGGCTGCATCGCCAATAACCGCCGACAAACCAGAGCTAATTAAAGGGAAACGTGTCCTAGTAATCGAAGATGGACCCACGCTGACCCATGGAGAAATGCCTTATGGCGCCGCAACAATTTTAGCCAAACAGCTTGGAGCCAGCGAGCTCGTTGACCCGAGACCCTACGCCGTTGGATCCATAAAAGAGGCTTATGAGGGATACCCCCACCTTGGCTCCGTGCTTCCAGCCCTCGGCTACGGCGAAAAACAAATCGCAGAACTTAACGAGACAATTGCCCGCACGCCATGCGACGTGGTTGTTATAGGGACACCTGTCGATTTAAGAAGACTCATAACCATAAACAAACCAACAGTCATGGTGAGGTATGAACTCAAAGTTTTAGGTCCCGTGTCCCTAGAGCAAGTTCTAGAAGACTTCCTTCAGAAGGCTTACAAACATGAACGGTGA
- a CDS encoding cyclophilin-like fold protein: protein MNGEGAEISRIKIRFTIEGLGEAEGELVRHLAPRTVDMIVRKLPFEGRAALWGEEVYFEIPVKMGEEKAKRTVERGTIAFWPMGSALCIFYGETQPYSSVNVLGRITKNLEIFSKVKSGAVIKVEKL, encoded by the coding sequence ATGAACGGTGAAGGGGCAGAAATTTCCAGGATAAAAATAAGATTCACAATCGAGGGCTTAGGTGAAGCTGAGGGCGAGCTTGTCCGCCATCTAGCCCCAAGAACCGTAGACATGATTGTCCGGAAGCTTCCATTTGAAGGGAGGGCGGCTCTATGGGGAGAAGAAGTCTATTTCGAGATTCCGGTTAAGATGGGCGAGGAAAAAGCCAAAAGAACCGTTGAAAGGGGCACAATAGCCTTTTGGCCCATGGGAAGCGCCCTCTGCATATTCTATGGGGAAACTCAACCATATAGTTCGGTAAACGTTTTGGGAAGAATAACGAAAAACCTTGAAATTTTCAGTAAGGTGAAAAGTGGCGCCGTAATCAAGGTGGAAAAACTATAG
- a CDS encoding NFYB/HAP3 family transcription factor subunit — protein MADLELAIAPMHRICKKAGAERVSEAAAKELAKALEEIGIKIAKEALDFAMHTGRKTIKAEDIEIAARKVMGR, from the coding sequence ATGGCTGATTTAGAGTTGGCAATAGCCCCCATGCATAGAATTTGCAAGAAAGCCGGTGCAGAAAGAGTAAGCGAAGCTGCCGCCAAAGAGCTTGCAAAGGCTTTAGAAGAAATTGGGATTAAAATAGCCAAGGAAGCTTTGGACTTCGCTATGCACACGGGGCGAAAAACGATAAAGGCTGAGGACATCGAAATCGCTGCTCGAAAAGTTATGGGCCGATAA